A window of Pectobacterium carotovorum genomic DNA:
AGTATCAAATAAGTTGCTAAAATGGCAGAGTAATATTTTTAACGGAAAAAAAATTACTTTTAATGATTTTGAAAAATTGCCTTCTAGGTTGGAAAGTTATAAAGAAATTCCAGAGGTAGAAAAACTTTTTAATAAAAGCGGGAAGAAAATTATTTATCCACTAAATCATGTTAATGATGTAATGAATTCAGAGATGGGAAAACATTTTCCTGGTAATGGAGAGGTAACATTGTTGACGCTTGGCTCTGCTATGGAAAAAAAAGAGTTTAATACAATTACTGATGTTTGTAATACAGCTTTAAAAGACGCAATTAGCGCATTAAAATTATCAATTTCCAAAAAAGAAAGTAAGGTTCGTGATTATATTATCAATAACGTGGGTATCTCGGGAAAAAAAGCTGTCGAATTTTTTTTAAAAACGATAAATAAAAAAATAGAACGAATTAGCACTGTTTTAAATGAGAAAAGTTCTGAGAATATCCTTTTGGCAGTTAGGGATGTTAGAGAGAATGTCGGTATGGAGGGAGGCGTAGTTGCTGGAGTTACGATGCCTAGCGATCCTCTTGATAGAATAATACTCAATGCATTTATTATCCCTGAACATTTTAGTACTATTTCTAATCCAATAGAAAATGTGAATGAAAAAAAATACTATATTAACCTGATTAAAGATACCATTATCCACGAAGCAGCGCATGCGACGGGGGATAAACACGATTATGCTTATATCAAGACCGATAACTCTGGTAATCTTGTACCGATTAAAAATGCTATCGTACAATTGGAAATGAATATAGCGAGGGATATTATGGATAAAAAATTTATTGATTTAAGTAAAATTTATCTCTCAAGTCATCCCGCATATCGTGAATTTCTGATCGACAATTTGGTAACGTCTCATAATCTTCAACTCATCTTTAAAAAAGATCCCTATCTTAAGGGACTATTGTTGTTGAATAACCCTGATACGGTAGCCATTATGGTCAGAGAGATTTCCGAGCTTTAAATAAGTGCCACGGCCTGGGCTGAAACTTAGCCCGACCGTACGGAAACGAACGATATATTTATTTTGACAGGCGAGGAAATTCAGGTGCTTTAAATCTTTTCGCTATTAAAATATGAATTGCCTTCATCTAAACGGCTAACAAGGGTTAGCCGTTTTTTCGTGCGCTATCGGTTTGACGCTACTCCACGGCACCGCGTTTACGCAGAACCTTTTCACGCAGTTGCTGCTTTTCCTGCTCGCTGATAAACGCAATGTTCAGGCCGTTTTCCTGTGCTTTGCGGGTTTCAACCACTGTCAGGCCAGCAAGTGGTGCGGCGACCTCATATTCATGACGGATCTCGATACCTTGAACTGCAGGATCGTCGGTGTTGATGGTGGCGGGAATGTCATAACGCAGGAAGTGGATCAGAGGATGTTTATCCAGAGATTCCACTGTACTGGTTTGAATGTTAGAGGTCAGGCAGGATTCAATGCCGATTCCATGCTCAGCCATATGCGTCATCAGGCGAGGATCGATAATGGCGGTTACGCCATGTCCGATGCGCTCTGCGCCCAGATGATTGATCGCCTGCCAGATACTTTCCGGCCCAGCTGCTTCACCCGCGTGAACCGTAATGTGCCAACCAGCATCACGAGCCTGTCGGAAGTGGGAAACGAATAGAGCGCCAGGATGCCCTAGCTCATTGCCAGCCAGATCGATTGCGACGATGTGGTCACGCTGGGACAGTAGGGCATCCAGCTCTTGCTGGCAGGCTTCAGTGCCGAATGTCCGGCTCATGATGCCAATCAGGCGGATGTCGGTACCGAAATCACGGCAACCCGCAGTAATGCCGTCGATTACCGCTTCCACCACGCCAGCAACCGGAAGTTTATGATTCATCGCCATATAATAGGGAGAGAAACGCAGTTCGGCGTAATCTAACCCGGCTTTCACTGCATCTTCAACGTTCTCATAAGCGACACGACGACAGGCGTCCAGTGAACCGAGCACAGCCACGCCCCAGTCGAGTTTTTGTAAAAAGCTCACAAGGTCAGGTTCATTCTTGGTGACCTGAACGTGAGGACGAAGCGTTTCAAGATCGTGGGCAGGTAATGCTACATCGTACTGGTGTCCGAGCTCCAGAATACTCTGAACGCGGATATTACCATCCAAATGGCGGTGTATATCCGTTAATGGTAGGAGTAAATCAATCATAATATTATTGCCTGGCTACTTGTTTTTCATATGGCGCAGTATAAAAAGAAATCGTGGTAAATAGCCAATTATTATCGCTGAAATTCAGGTTTTCGGTATAATTACTGAGTTCTGCGCTGGAATTACCTAACTTTCTGTATCCCTCTTTTTCGGTTCAACAGTCTAAATTCCAGCCCCTGCCGGAACGAGTGGTAGATGTTTTTTCTAAGAAAGCGGCAAAGTTGTAAGTCGGTCACCATCAAATGTGGTAAGGTTATTGCAAATTTTCAACTTAGGACGGTAAACTGACTTGATATTCGTTCATTCCTGATATTATCCCTTGCTTCAATATTTTCATTTTTTTCTGTCACTGACATTTTAATAGCATGTTTTATAATTTAATATCAATAAATCCGAACGTTGATAAATAAAGTCTTTGGTTTTTATATTATTTATTTAATAAAAAATCGGATAGCCATTCAATTTAGAATGGGGTTTGAATTTCCCATATCTTTTATTTCGACATGGTTATGTTTGATTATTTAAATATTTATAGGGGAAATTAAATCAGCATACGATATCTATCAATATAAATATTGAAATGTTAATGGGTATGATATTTTTTTGTTCTAAAAATCACAAAGAGAGTATTATATATTTACGCTATGTATCTCTCTTCGCCAATAGTTAACTAATGCCAGTCTTAAAATTAATTGATTTGTCCTCCAAACCTTGTATTGTGCAGAAAAAAGAAAATATGGCGCACAAACCAGTAACAATGTTACGCCATTTTTCTTGAATCGACAGCGGGGGGGACGCTATTTCTCAGCGGGTTTAATCAACGCCAGAATGGTGCCCAGCTGTTCGCGCTGTTCCGCGCTGACTTCTCGTGCAGCGGAGTAACCTGCATTCTGGATAATCATCTCATTCAGGCCAACCAGCCAGTCATAGATATAAAACGCCGTGTTGTTGGTGGGCGTCAGCGATAGCTTGGTTAAGCGCTGTGAAGCCCCAAAGCTGACCGTCTGTTTTTCGGGTTTAGCGAAAATTTTATGACCACGATTAATGCGGCTGGCAGGGCGCAAGGATTCATCAAGCTGCTGGAAGCCGAGCCAGGCAACGAAGTCACCGAGAATGGTTAGCACACGCGAAACCTGACGGTCAGCTTTATTCTCGCGGTTGATGCCCAGTTGTTCACCATCGACTAGCATATCGACCAGCGCCTCTTCGATCCGCAAACGGATGCTGCCGGTAATCAATTCTTCGACCAGCATCTCGATCGTCGCTTTCGGCACGTTTAGCAAATCGAGAAGTGGGGCATTTTCCGGCAGGCCACGTAGATAGTTAATCCAGTAACGATAAACGCCGTGTGCGTAATCTGCCTCATAACTGTGGTCGATCGTCAACATCGGTGGTGCAGGCTGATCGATCGCGATCGGTTCATCGGCAAACAGATCGATTTCGATCCCGATACCAAAAGGATCGCTATTGACCGACGGGGCAGAAAGGTCTTCGGCATCGGCGTGGAAACCGCCATAGCTTGCCCCTTTCTGTTGCAGATATAAACGGCGCAGCTCATCACGCGAAGGTAGAAGCCGTTCCAGCAGCTCTCCGTGCACGCCGGTGCGGGTCTGGAGCGATTTGAGCAAGGTCTCTGCGATGCGCTGTTTTTCTGCCGGATCGTCAACATCAACGGGTAGATACCAGTTGCCCAGCAGGTTATCGCTGAGTTCACGTTGAAGCTCGCTAAGCTGTTCGCCAATGCGTCCTAGTTTTACTTCCCGGTGCACTTCCGCGCCCAGCCACGTTGCCATGCGTGCTACACCGCGTTTATCCATCGCTAGCATCGTTCCCCAAGCGTCGCCCGGATTACCCACATAGCGCTGTACTGCGGCATCATAGTTTTTCCCGTGCGTAATACGTCGATCGTGGCGGGTAACCGCCCAAATCAACCCCGGTTTACGGTGACTACGAACCTGCGCATTTTCGCCCTGCGTTTGTTTAACCCAATGATCCAGCGCCTTGCCGACCACTTTAACGTCGGCGCGGTTGCCTGCTGCGCTGCATACCATCAGTACGTTCATTTCCTGATTATCGGTATAGCGCTCCAGCAGATAGGCGCGTTTCGCCCGCAATAGCGTGTGCGCCAGTGGATGCTGTGTATTTTGACGTTTTACTGATGGTTCATCCTGCGTTTCACGGATCTCACCAAAACCGGGGAAATCCAGCACATCAACCTGCTCGAACAGCGCTTCCTTAGGCGGCAAATGCAGCGGGATAAGCAGCTCCGCCGTCAGCATCGTTAACTCAGCCAGCGAAAGCTCCGTCGTTTTCCCTGCACGGCCATTCTGAACCGGCCGCACCAGCACGCCGGGATCGTCGGCGCTGTGCAAGCGTTCCAGCGCAGAACCGTCGATCAGACCGTCTGCCGGATTTAACTCATCATCCACCAGTATCCGCAGCGGCGCTAACAGCTTACGCGTACCGGCCAGATGTTGCAGCGTGTGGCTGAAATGACGATAGGTGGTGGTCAGCGAATTCAGCTCGCCCCATAGTACGGAAAAGAGTTGGGCGCGATCGTCAACGGTGAGATAAGGCGCTAATTCAATCGCAACTGGCCAGAAATGGGCTTCCAGCTGTTTTTGCCGTTTAACATCGTGACGCGCGAGATAGTCCCAGAGTTCGACGACTTCATCGCGGCTCATCCCTTCAACGGGTTCTGGCTGACGGTGCATCAACAGCGTTTTAATGTGTTCGGCAATATGGCGCTCGTCCAACTCTTCAAACGTGGTCTCTTGATTGAGATCGTTTAAAAACGCGTTGGCCATGATCTTGCCGATATCCAGTTCGCTGAGCAGTTGCAGCTGAACGGGAAATGATTTGTTCTTCACGCCCGACTGCCGGCTAAAGCGCGTGACGAGCGCGGTTGCGCGATCGGACGGATTAATGTGATCGATAAAATCCAGCTGTTGCCCTTCAAAAGCGGTTTCCAGCTTGCCGTTTTCGCCCCCGGCCAGCGATGCGATCAGATAGGATTTCCCCGCCTGAGACAGGCCAAAAAAGCCGATGGCGATCTCTTTCTGCGCCACGTCGGACAGGTGCTGCGCTTTATTGTGATTACGGCGCAGTTTGACGATCAGACGGTCGGCTTCGATATCCAGACGCGGGGCGTTCTGGCGGGTACTTTCAACCCAGTCGATGGCCTGTTCAACACCTTGCGCGACGGCCTGTAGCTGGCCGTGAAGTCGTGTAGAGAGCTGTTTGGGCGTTAATCGTTTCATTTTTTAAATACACTCCCACTATCGATCCAATAATGGGTCGCACCTGAACCGTTAGCGGATAATGTGTTCAATTTGAGTCGTAAATGCTGTGGTGGAACGCGGGTGCCGTCTTCCAGCACCGCATCGGCAATCTCAAAGCGTTCGGGGCTGTCTTGATCGTCGCTTTTCGTTACGGCCAGCCGGACACGCAGCTTACTGTTGCCGACGACTTTACGCGCCAAATCCTGATCGACGATTGAGAGCATATAAAGTGAGGACGCAGGCCAGCGCTCGTTGTCCAACTGGCGGAAGCCAAGGCAGAGTGAGCCACGCACCTGGAAACTGAGTTTCGGATCAAGCTCAAAATCCGGCGCATCCAGATCGATATCGCTGTAGTAAACGTTATCCAGCGTCAGCGCGTTGCTGCTGTCCATCATGCCGAGGTAGCGCACTGTGGAATAAGGC
This region includes:
- the add gene encoding adenosine deaminase, producing the protein MIDLLLPLTDIHRHLDGNIRVQSILELGHQYDVALPAHDLETLRPHVQVTKNEPDLVSFLQKLDWGVAVLGSLDACRRVAYENVEDAVKAGLDYAELRFSPYYMAMNHKLPVAGVVEAVIDGITAGCRDFGTDIRLIGIMSRTFGTEACQQELDALLSQRDHIVAIDLAGNELGHPGALFVSHFRQARDAGWHITVHAGEAAGPESIWQAINHLGAERIGHGVTAIIDPRLMTHMAEHGIGIESCLTSNIQTSTVESLDKHPLIHFLRYDIPATINTDDPAVQGIEIRHEYEVAAPLAGLTVVETRKAQENGLNIAFISEQEKQQLREKVLRKRGAVE
- a CDS encoding virulence factor, yielding MKRLTPKQLSTRLHGQLQAVAQGVEQAIDWVESTRQNAPRLDIEADRLIVKLRRNHNKAQHLSDVAQKEIAIGFFGLSQAGKSYLIASLAGGENGKLETAFEGQQLDFIDHINPSDRATALVTRFSRQSGVKNKSFPVQLQLLSELDIGKIMANAFLNDLNQETTFEELDERHIAEHIKTLLMHRQPEPVEGMSRDEVVELWDYLARHDVKRQKQLEAHFWPVAIELAPYLTVDDRAQLFSVLWGELNSLTTTYRHFSHTLQHLAGTRKLLAPLRILVDDELNPADGLIDGSALERLHSADDPGVLVRPVQNGRAGKTTELSLAELTMLTAELLIPLHLPPKEALFEQVDVLDFPGFGEIRETQDEPSVKRQNTQHPLAHTLLRAKRAYLLERYTDNQEMNVLMVCSAAGNRADVKVVGKALDHWVKQTQGENAQVRSHRKPGLIWAVTRHDRRITHGKNYDAAVQRYVGNPGDAWGTMLAMDKRGVARMATWLGAEVHREVKLGRIGEQLSELQRELSDNLLGNWYLPVDVDDPAEKQRIAETLLKSLQTRTGVHGELLERLLPSRDELRRLYLQQKGASYGGFHADAEDLSAPSVNSDPFGIGIEIDLFADEPIAIDQPAPPMLTIDHSYEADYAHGVYRYWINYLRGLPENAPLLDLLNVPKATIEMLVEELITGSIRLRIEEALVDMLVDGEQLGINRENKADRQVSRVLTILGDFVAWLGFQQLDESLRPASRINRGHKIFAKPEKQTVSFGASQRLTKLSLTPTNNTAFYIYDWLVGLNEMIIQNAGYSAAREVSAEQREQLGTILALIKPAEK